A DNA window from Drosophila virilis strain 15010-1051.87 chromosome 4, Dvir_AGI_RSII-ME, whole genome shotgun sequence contains the following coding sequences:
- the LOC26531687 gene encoding uncharacterized protein, which yields MSQLFLDAGSIKKEVDNCFLDAKPPKLEHAEGTQTPAQMDSKVDLAKPMKREKQRECGASAKAQPKQKRAQSDELKATGKLKKKARKEAEKRAKRKAKRKAEADARSQQGMIKSKCSQIKLAFIATNRSPPLSAEHMVRLQQVILDLTVSHTTPNVFPQFEDCAPQSEWLLLVCANRQTADWVRHNFAHMRQKSGLSIELLEDNQVPRNRIDGYFPNSAQLPDDKVLALINAQNPIKTRQWRIIRRAVNGHLLHLSMAIDDDSMHKLGACGGYISYCFGSICLNLNLNRSPMDQAYDSTDQIGSDWNSILTQLENLHVPIGNNSEWHYPFNQAHNAHN from the coding sequence ATGTCGCAGCTTTTTTTGGATGCCGGCAGTATCAAGAAGGAAGTCGACAATTGCTTTTTAGACGCAAAGCCGCCCAAACTTGAACATGCCGAAGGAACACAGACGCCGGCCCAGATGGACTCCAAAGTAGATTTGGCCAAGCCGATGAAACGGGAGAAGCAACGGGAATGCGGTGCGTCGGCTAAAGCACAGCCAAAGCAGAAGCGTGCTCAGTCAGACGAACTCAAAGCGACAGGGAAACTAAAGAAGAAAGCAAGAAAGGAAGCAGAGAAGAGAGCAAAAAGGAAAGCTAAGAGAAAAGCAGAGGCGGATGCAAGGTCACAGCAAGGCATGATCAAATCAAAGTGCAGTCAAATCAAACTGGCCTTCATAGCGACCAACAGATCGCCTCCACTCTCGGCCGAGCACATGGTCAGGCTGCAGCAGGTGATACTGGATTTGACCGTCAGCCACACAACGCCGAATGTGTTCCCACAGTTCGAGGACTGTGCGCCGCAGTCCGAGTGGCTGCTGCTCGTCTGCGCCAACCGCCAGACGGCCGACTGGGTGCGTCACAATTTCGCTCATATGCGGCAAAAGAGCGGCTTGAGCATTGAGCTGCTGGAGGATAATCAAGTGCCTAGAAATCGGATCGATGGCTACTTTCCGAACAGTGCACAGCTGCCAGACGACAAGGTGCTGGCATTAATAAATGCACAGAATCCCATCAAAACCAGACAATGGCGTATCATACGCAGAGCTGTCAATGGCCATCTCTTGCACCTGTCCATGGCCATTGATGACGATTCCATGCACAAGCTGGGCGCGTGCGGCGGCTACATTTCCTATTGCTTTGGCAGCATATGCCTCAATCTAAACCTCAACAGATCGCCCATGGATCAGGCTTACGACTCGACCGATCAGATTGGCAGCGATTGGAACTCGATTTTGACACAGCTCGAAAATCTTCATGTTCCCATTGGAAACAACTCCGAGTGGCATTATCCATTCAACCAGGCACACAATGCTCACAACTAG
- the LOC6628278 gene encoding uncharacterized protein gives MADVSSIKTEALDGNATAEFAAEQLNWQLAQSGASTVGIKIEQEHPVVVWQSSEAMANWQAPREQLDTGSEETEYISEYDMELEDSVRKRKLTPMQRLGRRSAENVSAKRKKQMKLPEIFRFFSNIERVQESSAKPGAVSATCNACHSRIKGFVTVTSNFIKHLRLKHTEIHAAFIGAKQSGITEPPEVQGTESFDHRVMCYIIDTASPLSIVETDSFRNLFKGTHLRLIGRGKLEMRLDARFSQIVNSIKNVIATKKYVCTSADVWPTRDCSFFGYTCHWLDHKYQRNSVALACRRFTGDSAQILEMISGINNDYELNNLKIVATVTHNCSDFSRAFHAFGINCKDIRIEYAHEHESDCESYANSMELTCNALPNHIRCASHTLNVLASTDFVQLLSMDKSLKERHSRIFAKCSSLWRKCDCPKSAEIIAAVLGEALIVPTITRWNSIYDGICCILLHKEKLAELCSKLSLHNSCFSASDIQYLEEFRILMGPIATTIEFLRMENNLFYGCLIPALTSLCVKLKRVSDSSELIDLKVVALGLQLKLKERFGKYIRLAEDANNAIIASVLCPSVKMRWFNALARVSGHERSADDIHKIVIAEAVRHAKATENAYQSALESAYPKEKDDFYEFDEADDGGETSDLDMSQPSPLPAATKLIDDAEAQFHSYLRDAGTTFEILEKYPLLHDLALKYNTPLTSSAPVERVLSLVHINRYLRRSDPSDYPIEKLVLLKANSGFQMVKDSKGLLI, from the exons atggcagaTGTGAGCAGCATCAAGACAGAGGCTCTGGACGGCAATGCCACCGCAGAATTTGCGGCCGAGCAATtaaactggcaactggcgcaAAGCGGCGCATCGACGGTTGGCATCAAGATTGAGCAGGAGCATCCGGTCGTAGTCTGGCAGAGCAGTGAGGCCATGGCCAATTGGCAAGCGCCTAGGGAACAGCTAGACACTGGCTCCGAGGAAACAGAG TATATATCCGAATACGATATGGAATTGGAAGATTCAGTTCGAAAACGAAAACTTACGCCCATGCAGCGTCTTGGCCGGAGAAGTGCCGAAAATGTGTCAGCAAAGCGTAAAAAACAGATGAAATTGCCAgaaatatttcgattttttaGCAATATTGAAAGA GTACAGGAGTCCAGTGCCAAGCCGGGTGCAGTAAGTGCTACCTGCAACGCGTGTCACAGTCGCATCAAGGGCTTCGTTACGGTCACCTCAAATTTCATAAAGCATTTGCGTCTGAAGCACACGGAAATCCATGCGGCATTCATAGGAGCCAAGCAGAGCGGCATTACCGAACCGCCAGAAGTACAAGGAACCGAATCGTTCGATCATAGAGTCATGTGCTATATAATAGACACGGCGTCGCCGCTGTCAATTGTCGAAACGGATAGTTTTCGTAATTTGTTTAAGGGCACCCATTTGCGGCTCATTGGTCGCGGCAAGCTGGAAATGCGTCTGGATGCGCGCTTTTCGCAGATTGTCAACAGCATTAAAAATGTgattgcaacaaaaaaatatgtatgcacatcCGCCGATGTGTGGCCAACTAGAGACTGCAGCTTTTTCGGCTATACCTGCCACTGGCTGGATCACAAGTATCAAAGGAATTCAGTTGCATTAGCCTGCCGAAGATTCACGGGTGATTCTGCTCAGATCTTGGAAATGATAAGCGGCATTAACAACGATTACGAGCTGAACAATCTGAAGATTGTGGCCACAGTAACGCACAATTGCTCCGATTTCTCAAGAGCCTTTCATGCGTTCGGCATCAATTGCAAAGATATAAGAATAGAATATGCGCATGAGCATGAAAGCGATTGTGAGTCCTATGCGAACTCAATGGAATTAACGTGCAATGCTTTACCAAATCATATTCGATGCGCAAGCCATACGCTAAATGTGCTAGCATCTACAGATTTTGTGCAGCTGCTCTCCATGGACAAGTCCTTGAAGGAGCGACATTCAAGG atttttgcaaaatgcaGTTCGTTGTGGCGTAAATGCGATTGCCCCAAGTCGGCAGAGATTATCGCAGCCGTATTGGGCGAAGCTTTAATTGTGCCCACAATAACTCGCTGGAATTCCATATATGATGGCATTTGCTGCATATTGTTGCATAAGGAAAAACTGGCTGAGCTCTGCAGCAAATTGTCTTTGCACAATTCGTGCTTCTCGGCAAGCGATATACAATATCTGGAGGAATTTCGTATACTAATGGGTCCCATTGCAACGACCATTGAGTTTTTGCGAATGGagaacaatttgttttatggCTGTCTCATACCCGCCTTGACGTCCCTTTGCGTTAAGCTAAAGAGAGTGTCGGATTCCTCCGAGCTCATCGATCTGAAAGTTGTGGCGCTTGGACTACAGCTTAAATTAAAGGAACGCTTTGGCAAATATATACGCCTTGCTGAGGATGCGAACAATGCAATTATAGCATCAGTTCTATGCCCAAGCGTTAAAATGCGTTGGTTCAATGCCCTAGCCAGAGTCTCTGGCCACGAACGCAGCGCTGACGACATACACAAAATAGTTATTGCCGAGGCAGTGCGGCATGCCAAAGCTACTGAGAATGCTTATCAAAGTGCGCTGGAATCAGCATACCCAAAGGAAAAGGACGATTTCTATGAATTCGATGAAGCTG ATGATGGCGGCGAGACAAGCGATTTGGATATGTCGCagccgtcgccgttgccggCGGCGACAAAACTTATCGATGATGCTGAGGCACAGTTTCATAGTTATCTGCGGGATGCGGGCACAACATTCGAGATACTGGAAAAGTATCCTCTGCTCCATGACTTGGCGCTAAAGTATAACACGCCCTTGACGTCATCAGCGCCAGTTGAACGCGTCCTATCACTGGTGCATATTAACAGATATTTAAGACGATCTGATCCCAGCGATTACCCAATAGAGAAACTAGTTCTACTTAAGGCAAATAGTGGTTTTCAAATGGTTAAGGATAGCAAAGGATTATTGATATAA